The following coding sequences are from one Loxodonta africana isolate mLoxAfr1 chromosome 18, mLoxAfr1.hap2, whole genome shotgun sequence window:
- the WFIKKN2 gene encoding WAP, Kazal, immunoglobulin, Kunitz and NTR domain-containing protein 2, which translates to MWALGCHQFWSHWRQVMALLLLLLGVPPQGGALPPIRYSHAGICPNDMNPNLWVDAQSTCKRECETDQECETYEKCCPNVCGTKSCVAARYMDVKGKKGPVGMPKEATCDHFMCLQQGSECDIWDGQPVCKCKERCEKEPSFTCASDGLTYYNRCYMDAEACSKGITLAVVTCRYHFTWPNTSPPPPETTVHPTTASPETPGLDTAAPALLNHPVHQSVTTGETVSFLCDVVGRPRPEITWEKQLEDRENVVMRPNHVRGNVVVTNIAQLVIYNAQPQDAGIYTCTARNAAGVLRADFPLSVIRAGQASATAESITNGTAFPTAECLKPPDSEDCGEEQTRWHFDAQANNCLTFTFGHCHRNRNHFETYAACMLACMSGPVAVCSLPALQGPCKAYAPRWAYNGQTGQCQSFVYGGCEGNGNNFESREACEESCPFPRGNQRCRACKPRQKLVTSFCRSDFVILGRVSELTEEPDMGRALVTVDEVLKDEKMGLKFLGREPLEVTLLHVDWACPCPNVTVGETPLIIMGEVDGGMAMLRPDSFVGASSTRRVRKLREVMHKKTCDVLKEFLGVH; encoded by the exons ATGTGGGCCCTGGGGTGCCACCAGTTCTGGTCCCACTGGAGGCAGGTGAtggcgctgctgctgctgctgcttgggGTACCCCCGCAAGGCGGGGCACTGCCACCCATCCGCTATTCCCATGCTGGCATCTGCCCTAACGACATGAACCCCAACCTCTGGGTAGATGCCCAGAGCACCTGCAAGCGGGAGTGTGAGACAGATCAG GAGTGTGAGACCTATGAGAAGTGCTGCCCCAATGTGTGTGGAACTAAGAGCTGCGTGGCGGCCCGCTACATGGATGTGAAGGGGAAGAAGGGCCCGGTGGGCATGCCCAAGGAGGCCACGTGCGACCACTTCATGTGTCTGCAGCAGGGCTCCGAATGCGACATCTGGGATGGCCAACCTGTGTGTAAGTGCAAGGAGCGCTGCGAGAAGGAGCCCAGTTTCACCTGCGCCTCCGATGGCCTCACCTACTACAACCGCTGCTACATGGACGCGGAAGCCTGCTCCAAGGGCATCACGCTGGCTGTCGTCACCTGCCGCTACCACTTCACCTGGCCCAACACCAGCCCCCCACCGCCAGAGACCACTGTGCACCCCACCACAGCCTCCCCAGAGACCCCTGGGCTGGACACAGCAGCCCCAGCCCTGCTCAACCACCCTGTGCACCAGTCAGTCACCACAGGTGAGACCGTGAGCTTCCTCTGCGATGTGGTGGGCCGGCCCCGGCCTGAGATCACTTGGGAGAAGCAGCTGGAGGATCGGGAGAATGTGGTCATGCGGCCCAACCATGTGCGAGGCAACGTGGTGGTCACCAACATCGCCCAGCTGGTCATCTACAATGCCCAGCCCCAGGATGCTGGTATCTACACCTGCACAGCCCGGAATGCTGCCGGGGTCCTGCGGGCTGACTTCCCACTGTCAGTGATCAGGGCTGGCCAGGCCTCGGCCACTGCAGAGAGCATCACCAACGGCACAGCCTTCCCCACAGCCGAGTGTCTGAAGCCTCCCGACAGTGAGGACTGTGGTGAGGAGCAGACCCGCTGGCACTTCGACGCCCAGGCCAACAACTGCCTCACGTTCACCTTTGGCCACTGCCACCGAAACCGCAACCACTTCGAGACCTATGCGGCCTGTATGCTGGCCTGTATGAGCGGCCCAGTGGCTGTGTGCAGCCTGCCCGCCCTGCAGGGGCCCTGCAAGGCCTACGCACCACGCTGGGCCTACAATGGCCAGACAGGCCAGTGCCAGTCCTTTGTATACGGTGGCTGCGAGGGCAACGGCAACAATTTCGAGAGCCGTGAGGCCTGTGAGGAGTCCTGCCCCTTCCCACGGGGGAACCAGCGCTGCCGGGCCTGCAAGCCGCGGCAGAAGCTTGTCACCAGCTTCTGTAGGAGTGACTTTGTCATCTTGGGCCGAGTATCCGAGCTGACTGAAGAGCCCGACATGGGCCGTGCCCTGGTTACCGTGGATGAAGTCCTCAAGGATGAGAAGATGGGACTCAAGTTCCTGGGCCGGGAGCCTCTGGAGGTCACTCTGCTGCACGTGGACTGGGCCTGCCCCTGCCCCAATGTGACGGTGGGTGAGACACCGCTTATCATCATGGGTGAGGTGGATGGCGGCATGGCCATGCTGCGGCCCGACAGCTTCGTGGGCGCGTCGAGCACCCGGCGGGTCAGAAAGCTACGCGAGGTCATGCACAAGAAGACCTGTGACGTCCTCAAGGAGTTCTTGGGTGTGCATTGa